In Romboutsia lituseburensis, a genomic segment contains:
- a CDS encoding cation:proton antiporter produces the protein MGEMNTAAISANELVLIMASIATIGVIGGWFAQKLKLPDVVIYLILGVAFGPTFLNLVNIEAFPTVNEIILTFGSAFILYEGGREVKLKILNEVKVTVGLLASLGVFITAGIIGLTAHYVFNLGIGPSFLLGATIASTDPAALIPVFKTVPIKNKLKQTVISESAFNDAFGAILFTSILTGLTMAEKVGILATSLELVFMILIGLLVGIGIALIAVGISSDKKYGIFHGYAPIISITVVVFAYEISERFGGSGYMAVFIAGLVYGNKKRFGFWVPDEDYISGVHFRENIATIARMSIFIVLGTHLNLNSLLKFGMGSIIVVLVLMFIARPIVVLICTAFDKKTNWSKNEKLFMMWVRETGVIPAALSGIIVSTKVEGYEIISSAVFMTIIVTLLIQASTTNIVAKKLEVLEK, from the coding sequence ATGGGAGAAATGAATACAGCAGCAATTAGTGCAAATGAATTAGTACTAATAATGGCTTCGATTGCAACGATAGGTGTTATAGGTGGATGGTTTGCTCAGAAACTAAAGCTTCCAGATGTAGTAATTTATTTAATATTAGGAGTGGCTTTCGGTCCTACATTTTTAAATTTAGTAAATATAGAAGCATTTCCAACGGTAAACGAAATTATATTAACTTTCGGGTCAGCATTTATACTTTATGAAGGTGGAAGAGAAGTAAAATTAAAAATATTAAATGAAGTAAAAGTAACTGTAGGGCTTCTAGCATCATTAGGTGTTTTTATAACAGCAGGGATTATAGGACTTACAGCACATTATGTATTTAATTTAGGAATAGGTCCGAGTTTTTTACTAGGAGCTACTATAGCATCAACAGATCCAGCGGCACTTATACCTGTATTTAAAACAGTTCCTATAAAAAATAAATTAAAACAGACTGTAATAAGTGAATCTGCATTTAATGATGCATTTGGTGCAATTTTATTTACATCAATACTTACTGGATTAACTATGGCAGAGAAAGTAGGAATATTAGCAACATCACTAGAGCTAGTATTTATGATATTAATAGGATTATTAGTTGGAATAGGCATAGCATTGATAGCTGTCGGAATTTCATCAGACAAAAAATATGGAATATTCCATGGTTATGCACCTATAATATCAATTACGGTAGTTGTTTTTGCTTATGAAATATCAGAAAGATTTGGTGGAAGTGGATATATGGCAGTATTTATTGCAGGTCTTGTATATGGAAACAAAAAAAGATTTGGATTCTGGGTTCCGGATGAAGATTATATATCAGGAGTACATTTTAGAGAAAATATAGCAACAATAGCAAGAATGTCAATATTCATAGTACTTGGAACGCATCTTAATCTAAATTCATTGTTAAAGTTTGGTATGGGGTCAATAATTGTAGTATTAGTTTTAATGTTCATAGCTAGACCTATAGTAGTTTTAATTTGTACTGCATTTGATAAAAAAACTAATTGGAGCAAAAATGAAAAGTTATTTATGATGTGGGTAAGAGAAACTGGTGTTATACCAGCAGCTTTATCTGGAATAATAGTATCAACGAAAGTAGAGGGATATGAAATTATATCATCAGCTGTATTTATGACTATTATAGTAACGTTATTGATACAGGCTAGTACTACTAATATAGTAGCAAAAAAATTAGAAGTTTTGGAAAAATAA
- a CDS encoding tetratricopeptide repeat protein — protein sequence MKLKIVLLVSLLSIVMVGCSGLKENTTVHDGKEALEAHDYEKARDFLSDALEMDSSDEHARAMYMQATKMENVLEYEKEGNYNKAIKELEAIEEIKNGSSTIKTEAAAKKKELVKANEKYLKAREERKQNAKEVSSKDQDRIEAQASIEKEKHLAYLAQKKKQEEVEAKKKVEEEANKPQEPNQGTNELENPGIVVSPPVEQTVAQ from the coding sequence ATGAAATTAAAAATAGTCTTATTGGTATCATTATTATCTATAGTAATGGTTGGATGTTCTGGGTTAAAAGAAAATACAACCGTTCATGATGGAAAAGAAGCATTAGAAGCACACGATTATGAAAAAGCAAGAGATTTTTTATCGGATGCCTTAGAAATGGATAGTTCAGATGAACATGCAAGAGCAATGTATATGCAAGCTACTAAAATGGAAAATGTATTAGAGTACGAAAAAGAAGGAAATTATAATAAAGCTATAAAAGAGCTTGAAGCAATAGAAGAAATAAAAAACGGATCGTCAACTATAAAAACTGAGGCAGCTGCTAAGAAAAAAGAGTTGGTTAAAGCCAATGAAAAGTACTTAAAGGCAAGAGAAGAAAGAAAGCAAAATGCCAAAGAAGTATCTAGTAAAGATCAAGATAGAATAGAAGCACAAGCTTCAATAGAAAAAGAAAAGCATTTAGCATACTTAGCACAAAAGAAAAAACAAGAAGAGGTAGAAGCTAAAAAGAAAGTAGAAGAAGAAGCTAATAAACCACAGGAACCAAATCAAGGTACTAATGAATTGGAAAATCCAGGTATAGTAGTTTCTCCACCAGTTGAACAAACAGTTGCTCAATAA
- a CDS encoding pseudouridine synthase has product MRINKYIASCGVASRRKAEEIILQGRVKVNGETVEELSFSVDENNDIVEIDNEQIGLDEKKVYIVLNKPEGYITTVKDQFDRPSVLDLVKDIKERIYPIGRLDYETSGLLILTNDGDLTYTLTHPKHEVDKTYMAIVKGIPTSEQMNEFESGLYIEDYKTAPAKIKIVKKDEEKNYAICQIKIHEGRNRQVRKMCRVINHPVMRLRRVAMGKITLKETEIGKYRHLTDEEIQYLKGLK; this is encoded by the coding sequence ATGAGAATTAACAAATACATAGCTTCTTGTGGAGTGGCATCAAGAAGAAAAGCAGAAGAAATAATATTACAAGGAAGAGTAAAAGTTAATGGTGAAACTGTAGAAGAGTTATCATTTAGCGTAGATGAAAATAATGATATCGTAGAAATAGATAATGAACAAATAGGGCTAGATGAAAAAAAAGTTTATATAGTTTTAAATAAACCAGAAGGTTATATAACAACTGTAAAAGACCAATTTGATAGACCTAGTGTACTTGATTTAGTAAAAGATATAAAAGAAAGAATATATCCAATAGGAAGACTAGACTATGAGACTAGTGGATTATTAATACTTACTAATGATGGTGATTTAACATATACTTTAACTCACCCTAAACATGAAGTAGATAAGACATATATGGCAATAGTAAAAGGAATACCAACATCAGAACAAATGAATGAGTTTGAATCTGGACTTTATATAGAAGACTATAAAACAGCACCAGCTAAAATAAAAATAGTTAAAAAAGATGAAGAAAAAAATTATGCTATATGTCAAATAAAAATACATGAAGGCAGAAATAGACAAGTTAGAAAAATGTGCAGAGTTATAAATCATCCAGTTATGAGACTTAGAAGAGTAGCCATGGGTAAAATTACTTTAAAAGAAACGGAAATTGGAAAGTACAGACATTTAACGGATGAAGAAATACAATACCTAAAAGGTCTTAAATAG
- a CDS encoding AI-2E family transporter: MISKENIKYYVLIGFISIIIYKVIDSPSRLLSNIGGLVKLLSPFLIGILLALLIDPLVKYIENKFNLHRVLNILISYVIIFISLLLMGKIFIPSIINTLNTLIKEIPHYISMIEDFLNNHIKQTDILEVLIPHIQNNINLILKEMINIFSKTSSDIIVYLFSLTSLIFNISMGVILSIYMLYDKENIAKGFKNLLYCITTKNKANNTVNFFIMCHDIFYHYIIGRVLDSAIIGVLAFLGFKFLLRIDNVLFLSFIVFLTNIIPYFGPFIGAIPPVAMALTQGPVKAFWVIVFIFVLQQLDGNLIGPKVMGDQVGLSPLWIISAVLLGGSLFGIIGVFLSVPIAAVLKSCIDKYIQNHLYIKGSK, translated from the coding sequence ATGATTTCCAAAGAAAATATTAAATATTATGTACTTATAGGCTTTATATCTATAATAATTTATAAAGTAATAGATTCTCCTTCTAGGCTACTTTCTAATATAGGAGGATTAGTTAAACTTTTAAGTCCTTTTTTAATAGGAATTTTGCTTGCACTTTTGATTGATCCTTTAGTCAAATATATAGAAAATAAGTTTAATTTACATAGAGTGTTAAATATCCTCATATCTTATGTAATTATTTTTATTTCTTTATTATTAATGGGTAAAATTTTTATTCCATCTATTATAAATACCTTAAATACTTTAATTAAAGAAATCCCTCATTATATAAGTATGATAGAAGATTTTTTAAATAATCATATTAAGCAAACAGATATACTAGAAGTTTTAATACCTCATATACAAAATAATATAAATTTGATACTTAAGGAAATGATTAATATTTTTTCTAAGACATCCTCAGATATAATTGTTTATTTATTTAGTTTAACATCATTAATTTTTAATATTTCTATGGGTGTCATATTATCTATATACATGCTATACGATAAAGAAAATATAGCTAAGGGGTTTAAAAACTTACTATACTGTATTACTACAAAAAATAAAGCTAATAATACAGTTAACTTCTTTATTATGTGCCATGATATTTTTTACCATTATATAATAGGAAGAGTATTAGATTCAGCAATTATAGGAGTACTTGCTTTTCTTGGGTTTAAGTTTCTTTTAAGAATAGATAATGTGTTATTTTTATCTTTTATAGTTTTTTTAACTAATATAATTCCTTACTTTGGTCCTTTTATAGGAGCTATTCCTCCTGTTGCTATGGCTCTCACTCAAGGTCCTGTAAAAGCATTTTGGGTAATAGTGTTTATATTTGTTCTTCAACAATTAGATGGTAATTTAATAGGCCCTAAAGTTATGGGAGATCAGGTAGGACTTAGTCCTCTTTGGATAATATCAGCTGTACTTCTCGGTGGGTCACTATTTGGTATAATAGGAGTATTTCTATCTGTACCTATAGCTGCTGTTTTAAAATCTTGCATTGACAAATATATTCAAAATCATCTATATATAAAGGGTTCTAAGTGA
- a CDS encoding diaminopimelate decarboxylase family protein, whose protein sequence is MKLHGTMSVKNRNLYIGGVKCEKIAKKYSTPLYVFDEKLIRQNCREYVNYFKVKEKICKRHDITQNIYFRITPGIEAHTHEYIKTGQIDSKFGFALANGYLYEALGKIRDYKNISLIGLHAHIGYQIFEIDSYMDAVDIMMNLVKKIIENFNIEIKEIDLGGGIGVYYTKYDSPKTIKEFCESIINRPERACQKLKINKPILIIEPGRSIVANAGSTLYTIVSIKDIKDIRTYVSVDGGMTDNKIPKPAVVFIENGKAKLICKRQTYKDLISLEL, encoded by the coding sequence ATGAAATTACATGGAACTATGTCAGTAAAAAATAGAAACTTATATATAGGTGGTGTAAAATGTGAAAAAATAGCAAAAAAATATTCAACACCACTTTATGTATTTGATGAGAAACTTATAAGACAAAATTGTAGAGAGTATGTAAATTACTTTAAAGTTAAAGAAAAAATCTGTAAAAGACATGATATAACACAAAATATTTATTTTAGAATAACTCCGGGCATAGAAGCACATACACATGAATATATAAAAACCGGACAGATTGATTCAAAGTTTGGTTTTGCACTGGCTAATGGATATTTATATGAAGCTTTAGGAAAAATAAGGGATTATAAAAATATAAGTTTGATAGGACTACATGCACATATAGGATATCAAATATTTGAGATTGATTCATATATGGATGCAGTAGATATAATGATGAATTTAGTAAAGAAAATAATAGAAAATTTTAATATAGAAATAAAAGAAATAGATTTAGGCGGCGGTATAGGTGTTTATTATACCAAGTATGATAGCCCCAAAACTATAAAAGAATTTTGTGAGTCTATAATAAATAGACCAGAAAGAGCTTGCCAAAAACTTAAAATAAATAAACCTATATTAATTATAGAGCCAGGTAGATCTATTGTTGCAAATGCAGGAAGTACGTTATATACAATAGTATCTATAAAAGATATAAAGGATATAAGAACATATGTAAGTGTAGATGGTGGTATGACTGATAATAAAATACCTAAGCCAGCAGTTGTATTTATAGAGAACGGAAAAGCAAAATTAATTTGCAAAAGGCAAACATATAAAGATTTGATATCATTAGAACTTTAA